A genome region from Megalobrama amblycephala isolate DHTTF-2021 linkage group LG16, ASM1881202v1, whole genome shotgun sequence includes the following:
- the LOC125248900 gene encoding olfactory receptor 1-like translates to MSLSQNISIVHPEYFFITGLTDAPYSTYFYIFLFIIYFISVIGNSIVLLIIALHRSLHSPMYIGVFNLALADIGETNALIPNMIKLFVFESQYISYNACLANMFFVNVFITVQTYTLVVLAFDRFIAICLPLRYNAIVNNKFMAILFSVIWAFNTFLVTLSTSLITRLSFCKSNVIESWYCDYDRLVRMPCNDSSINNVIVILIQAFFLVAPPFIIVLSYLGIFIALCKITTWEGRFKALKTCVSHLLVVGSFFLPIISNIVSASTANAKIIGGTLSLTLPPMLNPIIYVLTTAKIKDLIRKMLNNRSAQIRVNVSK, encoded by the coding sequence ATGAGTTTATCCCAGAATATCTCGATTGTTCATCCAGAATACTTTTTCATCACTGGGCTTACAGATGCACCGTACAGCACTTATTTCTATATATTcttatttatcatatattttatttctgtaattggTAACTCGATAGTCCTTCTCATTATAGCTCTTCACCGGAGCCTGCACAGTCCAATGTACATTGGTGTGTTTAACTTGGCCTTGGCAGATATTGGTGAAACTAATGCACTGATCCCTAACATGATCaagctttttgtttttgagtCACAGTACATCTCATACAATGCTTGTTTGGCAAACATGTTTTTTGTGAACGTCTTTATTACTGTGCAGACTTACACTCTTGTTGTTCTGGCATTTGATCGTTTCATTGCAATCTGTTTGCCACTAAGATATAATGCCATAGTGAACAATAAGTTCATGGCTATATTGTTTTCAGTAATATGGGCATTTAACACCTTTCTTGTAACACTGTCAACATCTTTGATAACCAGACTTTCATTCTGTAAATCCAACGTGATAGAGAGTTGGTATTGTGACTATGACAGATTGGTGAGGATGCCATGCAATGACAGTAGCATTAATAATGTTATAGTAATCCTCATTCAAGCTTTTTTCCTTGTAGCACCACCCTTCATTATAGTCCTGTCATATCTGGGcatttttattgctttatgtaaaattacaacttgGGAAGGACGTTTTAAAGCACTGAAGACCTGTGTTTCTCACCTTTTGGTAGTTGGATCATTCTTTCTTCCCATAATATCCAATATTGTTTCTGCATCTACTGCTAATGCCAAGATCATCGGCGGAACTCTTTCATTAACTCTTCCACCAATGCTAAATCCCATCATTTATGTTTTAACCACAGCTAAAATCAAAGACTTAATCCGAAAAATGCTTAACAACAGATCTGCACAAATTAGAGTGAATGTTTCAAAATGA
- the LOC125249569 gene encoding olfactory receptor 1-like, protein MSLSQNISIVHPDFFITGLTGTPYSTYFYIFLFIIYFISIIGNSIVLLIIALHRSLHSPMYIGVFNLALADIGESNALIPNMMKIFFSDSQYISYNDCLANMFFVNFFITVQTYTLVVLAFDRFIAICLPLRYNAIVNNKFMAILFSVIWAFNTFLVTLSTSLMTRLSFCKSNVVESWYCDYGRLVRMPCNDSSINNVIAILITAFFIVAPPFIIVLSYLGIFIALCKITTWEGRFKALKTCVSHLLAVGSFFLPILCNMIAAPSINARIISGSLSFALPPMLNPIIYVLNTAKIKDLIRKVLNNRSSPIRGNVSK, encoded by the coding sequence ATGAGTTTATCCCAGAATATCTCGATTGTTCATCCAGACTTTTTCATCACTGGGCTTACAGGTACACCATACAGCACTTATTTCTATATATTcttatttatcatatattttatttctataattGGAAACTCGATAGTCCTTCTCATTATAGCTCTTCACCGGAGCCTGCACAGTCCAATGTACATTGGTGTGTTTAACTTGGCCTTGGCAGATATTGGTGAAAGTAATGCACTGATCCCTAAcatgatgaagatttttttttcggACTCACAGTACATCTCATATAATGATTGTTTGGCAAACATGTTTTTTGTGAACTTCTTTATTACTGTGCAGACTTACACTCTTGTTGTTCTGGCATTTGATCGTTTCATTGCAATCTGTTTGCCACTAAGATATAATGCCATAGTGAATAATAAGTTCATGGCTATATTGTTTTCAGTAATATGGGCATTTAACACCTTTCTTGTAACACTGTCAACATCTTTGATGACCAGACTTTCATTCTGTAAATCCAATGTGGTAGAGAGTTGGTATTGTGACTATGGAAGATTGGTGAGGATGCCATGCAATGACAGTAGCATTAATAATGTCATAGCAATCCTCATTACCGCTTTTTTCATTGTAGCACCACCATTCATTATAGTCCTGTCATATCTGGGcatttttattgctttatgtaaaattacaacttgGGAAGGACGTTTTAAAGCACTGAAGACCTGTGTTTCTCACCTTTTGGCAGTTGGATCATTCTTTCTTCCCATATTATGCAATATGATTGCTGCACCTTCTATCAATGCCAGGATCATCAGCGGATCTCTTTCATTTGCTCTTCCACCAATGCTAAATCCcataatttatgttttaaacaCAGCTAAAATCAAAGACTTAATCCGAAAAGTGCTTAACAACAGATCTTCACCAATTAGAGGGAATGTTTCAAAATGA